CAGCAGTATGCCAGCGTTGTTGACCAATACGTTGAGCTGACCAAAGTCTTCCAGAATAAATCGAAAAGTCGCAATCACATCCTCTTCGTCAGTGATATCCACCGCGTACCCCTGAACTTCAGTATCGCCCAACATGGCGCATGCTTGTTCCAGTTTCTGTTGGTCCACATCAATCAGGGCTAACTTGGCACCGGCGGCGGCCAGTAGTTGTGCCATCGCAAATCCGAGGCCACCCGCACCTCCGGTAATCGCCACCACCTTACCTTTTATCTCCATCAAAAATTCCTTGTGATTATGCTTTTTTATCGTTGAACTGTTCAAAAATACTGGAAAAATCGCGACGACCATTCCCCTTGCGAGCATGGGCAACAAACAGAGCACGTGCCAGTGCCCCCATGGGTGTGCTCGATAAACTTTTTAACGCAGTTTCCTGACTTAACCCCAGATCTTTAACCATCAGATCGACCATAAAGCCGCCTTGATAGTCTTTAGATGCCGGAACATCAGGCATAACACCGGGGCAAGGATTGTACTTTTCCAGCGTCCAGTTACCACCACTACTCGCCTTCATAATATCCGACAGCACTTTGGGATCCAAACCATTGTCGATGCCCATACTCAAGGCCTCACTGGTACCGACCATGAGCACTGACAGCAACATATTGTTACAGATCTTCGCTAACTGCCCACTACCTGGCCCACCCGCATGAAAAATATTGCGACCCATGGCTTCCAGAATTGGTCTGGCGCGGTCAACAGCGCCAACATTCCCCCCACAGATAAACGTCAGGGTCCCGGCGGCGGCACCTGCCGTTCCACCGGACACCGGCGCATCCACGAAATCAAAACCCTGTTCTTCTGCCTGCAGCGAAACTTCCTTGGCCGTCGCGGCATCAATGGTTGAGCAGTCAATCAGCAAGGTGTCTTCTGAGACTGTCTGTAATAGCCCTTTGCTATCACCATCCCCCAGATACAATGCACGCGTATGCTTTCCCGCAGGTAACATTGACACCACGACATCGGCACCAGTCGCCGCCGCAACGGCACTGTGGCAAGCCGTTGCGCCTTTTTCTGCCAAAGCCTCCGTCGCTTCGGTAATCAAATCAAACGCCCTGACCTTAAAGCCCTTGTGCAGTAGATTGATAGCCATCGGCAGGCCCATGTTGCCAAGTCCGACAAATGCTACAGTGCTCATATTGCGTGCTCCTGTTCAAAGAGATTAGTTAAAGATCAGCAAGAGGATGATCGTGTGAAAAAGGATCGGCTAACAGCGCGGCTAGCACATCCGGCGGTGCTAATTGACCTTTGCCATAACGCCATTGTGGCGAGCGATCTTTGTCGACTAACAGTGCTCTTACACCTTCGCAAAAATCACCGATAGCACAGCAGTTCAGGCTCCAACCTAATTCCATCCGGAAACAATCCGCCAACGTCAACGATTTGCCGAGATGAGCTTGCTCCCAGGCCAATGCCCAGCTCAGAGGGCTGCCACTGAGCATAGTGTTGCGAGCCTTATCTAGCCATGTGAGCTCGGACACCAACCGCTGCATTTTTTCCACTATCTGCGGCAGTTCTCCGGACATCAGCTCATCAAGCAGCGACTGATGAGCCTTCAGGCGACTGTTCCCGGAGTGCTCACTGCAATTTGCCGCTAACATCGTGAGTAAATCGTGAAGTTTCTGATGATTGAGTGTGTGATTGCCGCCCCAATTCAGAGTCGTCATGGCATCAAACAAGCGCTGTTTATCCGAGGAGGCCAGGAAATGATTAGCAAATCCGCAATATCGCGCATCGGCCGCATTAAGATTGTAAGCTGTGAGGCCAAGGAACAGTCCGGTTTTACCCGGTAACCGCCTCAGAAAATAACTAGCGCCCACATCCGGGTAAAGACCGATAGTGACTTCAGGCATGGCGATGCGCGAGCGCTCAGTAACAATGCGGTGACTTGCCCCCATCATCAGTCCTAATCCACCGCCCATCACAATACCATCGCCCCACAGCAGCACCGGTTTGCCGTAGGTGTGGATCAAATAGTCCAGTCGATATTCTTCTTCAAAAAAACGTTCAGCTTCGCAGGTAAAACTACCGGGATGGCATTGTTGGGCATAATAGATCGCCCGCACATCACCCCCGGCGCAAAAGGCTTTTTCGCCTTTTGCCTCAAGAATGACGGCAGCGATCTGCGAGTCCTGTTGCCATTGGCGCAATTGCTGGGCGAGTAGCCGCACCATGTCGAACGTCAATGCATTAAGTGACTTCTCTGCATTTAATGTGGCAATACCAAGCAGCTTGCCACTGACAGTTTTCAGGGTGGTAAACAGCACCTGTTCCACAAATACTCTCCCTATTGATTGTGCCAATGAGCCGGACGCTTCTCTATGAAGGCGTTGACACCCTCCTGTTGATCTTCAGTATCAAACAGCGCCACAAACAGTTCTCGTTCCAACGGTAATGCCTGACTTCTGGGCATATGACGACCTGATTGGATTAACCTTTTGCAAGCAGTAACACTGGCAGGACTTTGATGCTCCACCAGGCTGGCCAGTTTGAGCGCCTGCTGTAATGCACTGCCGCTGGCAACAACTTCTTCAATCAAACCGATTGCTAACGCTTTCGCCGCAGTGAGCCGTTCACCACAAAGGATCATCCGTTTGGCCCAGCCTTCGCCTACCAAAGCGGTCAGATTTTGTGTGCCGCCAGCACAGGGTAACAAGCCCACACTGGCTTCAGGTAACGCCAGTTGTGCCTGTTCTTCAGCAATGCGAATGTCACAGGCGAGAGCGACTTCGAGACCGCCGCCCATGGCATAACCATTGATAGCAGCAATCGACACCCCGCGAAATTGGCTGAGGGTTTCAAAGGCGGCCCCGAACGCCGCAGCGACTGTTGCTGCCAGCGCTTTGTCACCCTCAGCAAACTGTTTCAGATCCGCGCCGGCGGAGAAAAATTTGGTGCCAGCGCCGGTAATAATCAGCGCACGGATCTCCGGCTTGAGGTTTAACTGTTCGATAGTATCCCGCAGTTGCCGCAAGCTGGTTAAGGTCCAGGTGTTTGCGGGCGGATTATTGATAGTCAAAATGGCGCAATGGCCTTCAATTTCTACAATTGACGGTAACATAAGCTCCCCGGTTACAAAGCCAATACACTGTTTTGTTCCAGCAAACGCCGTGCAATAATCAGTCGCATAATTTCGTTGGTGCCTTCCAAGATCTGGTGCACACGAACATCACGAAAATATCGCTCTAACGGATATTCGCGGATATAACCATAGCCACCGTGGATCTGCAGCGCACTATCACAAATGGCAAATCCGGCGTCTGTTGCAAAGCGTTTTGCCATGGCGCAATAAGTTGTCGCTTCCACTGCCTGTTCATCCAATTTGACCGCGGCGAGATACATCATCTGCCGCGCGGCAACCAGTTCCGTGGCCATATCGGCGAGTTTGAATTGCAGTGCCTGAAATGCTGCCAGCGGTTTACCAAACTGCTGACGTTCCTGCATATAGTTGAGCGCCTGTTGCAGTGCGGCTTCAGCAGTGCCAACCGAGCAAGCAGCAATATTGATCCGCCCGCCATCAAGGCCTTTCATCGCCATTGTGAAGCCTTGACCTTCCGCACCTAAAAGATAACTGGCCGGGATCCGAACGTGGTCGAAACTGATCTGTCGCGTTGGCTGCGCATTCCATCCCAGTTTATCTTCAGCTTTACCATAACTGATGCCTTGAGCATCAGCAGGCACGGCAAAAGCTGATATACCTTTAGGGCCTGCATCACCGGTGCGAGCCATCACGATCAGTAACTCTGTCGCTCCGGCACCCGAGATAAAGCATTTAGTGCCATCCAACACATACTCATTCCCTTCGCGTTTGGCGCTGGTGGTAAGAGACGCGGCATCACTGCCAGCGCCGGGTTCTGTAAGGCAATATGAGGCCAACTTCTGTCCCGAGGTAAGACTTTCCGCCCAACTATTTTTCAGTTCAACGCTACCCCAGTAACAGAGCATCCAGGTCGCCATATTGTGGATGGTGATCATGGCGGTAGTGGTGGTACAACCCTGCGCCAGTTGTTCAAAGATCAATGCAGCATCCAGACGTGATAAACCAAGGCCACCACACTCTTCTGCAGCATATAAGCCACAAAAACCCAGCGCACCGGCACGCTGGATCACGGCTTTGGGGAAAGAATGTTCTGCATCCCATTGTGCCGCGTGTGGTGTCAGCTCCTCTGCGGCAAATTGCCGAGCCAATTCCACAAACTGGCGCTGATCTTCGTTCAGATTAAAATCCATTGGTAACTCCCGGCGGCAACTTAATACCGCCCTGTATCAAGGAATAATCGCTACGCGAAACCTATCAACCAAGATTGATGGTCATGTTCGGTGCGTGTGAAATGTCATCTTCAAACCAGCGACTGGTGATGGTCTTGGTTTCGGTATAAAAGCGCACGGCCTGTTTGCCATATGCATGCTGGTCGCCCAAAAAGCTACCTTTCCAACCAGTGAATGAGAAAAAGGGTAATGGTACGGGGATCGGAATATTGATGCCGACTTGCCCCACTTCAATTTCATGCTGAAATTTACGCGCCGCCGCACCGCTGGCAGTAAACAATGAGGTGCCATTGCCATAGGGATTTCGATTTACCAGGGCTATTGCCTGTTCAAGAGAATCAGCCACCATACAGCTGAGTACTGGTCCAAAGATTTCTTCCCGATAGAGCGTCATCTCTTCGGTGACACCGCTGAAGAGAGTCGGGCCAACCCAGTTACCTTGTTCATAACCAGCGACACTGGCATCAGCGCCATCCAACAGACACGCAGCCCCCTCGGCCTTGCCCTGCGCAATCAATCCCAGCACTCGCTGTTTGGCCTGCGGACTGATCAGTGGTCCAAATCCGGCGTCAGTATCGTCCCACAGTCCTGGCCGCACTTTCGCCATAGCGTCTCGAAGCTCTGGTAACCAGGCTTTGGCGGCGCCGACAAATACTGCCACGGAAATTGCCATACAGCGCTGACCCGCAGCACCGACTGACGCACCTACCAGCTGATTGATCACCTGCTGCTTGTTGGCATCAGGCATGATGACGCAGTGATTTTTGGCCCCCGCAAACGCCTGAACACGTTTCAGATGTTGAGTACCGGTCTGATAAACATGACGACCAACAGCCACAGAGCCCACAAAAGAAATTGCTTTAATATGTGGATGACAAAGCAAAGCATCCACCACCTCACGATCGCCATGCAGCAATTGCAGCACGCCTTTGGGAGCCCCGGCCTGCTCAAACAACTCCGCCAGGCGCTGAGCCGTCATCGGGTCCTGTTCAGAAGGTTTTAGTATGAAGGTATTACCGCAAGCAATCGCAAGCGGGAACATCCACAATGGGATCATTGCCGGAAAGTTAAATGGAGTGATCCCTACACAAACGCCCAACGGCTGGATCATGCTATAGGTGTCGATACCACCAGCCACATTCTCTACCGTCTCCCCCATCAGCAACGATGGGATATTGCAGGCATGTTCCACAACCTCAATGCCACGCCAGACATCACCACGCGCATCAGCAAAAGTTTTACCGGTTTCCTTTGCCAGGATGGTTGCCAGCTCATCATGGTGTTGCTTAAGCAGATGCTGATAACGCAGCATCAAGCGAGCCCGCTCTGGTACTGCCACTTTTCGCCACGCGGTAAACGCCTCCGCAGCACTGGTAATCGCCTGTTCAATCTCGGCGTAGGTCGCACAGTTTAGCTGAGCAAGCTCCTGATTATTGGCGGGATTAGTAATACTGATACAACGAGAACCGTTACCAGCCGTAAACTCGCCGGCAATTAAATGTTTTACGTGCGTTGTCATAAGAAATAAGTCCTGTGGTAGCTGCCATTAAACTTCGACAGCAATAGCAGTTGCCTCACCACCACCGATACACAAAGTGGCGACGCCGCGCTTGAGACCTCGGTGTTTCAGGGCGTGAATCAGCGTGACCAGAATACGGGCACCGGAACAGCCAATCGGGTGACCGAGTGCACAAGCACCACCATTGACATTGACTGTTGCAGGGTCCAACCCTAACTGACTGATTGCCAACATGGTGACCATGGCGAAGGCTTCATTGATTTCATAAAGGTCAACATCAGCAGATGACCAATCCAGCTTTTGCAGTAACTTGTTAACCGCACCGATCGGTGCCGTTGTAAACTGTGCAGGCGCTTGGGCGTGGCTACAGTGTCCTTTAATGGTTGCCAGAATCGGTAAGTCCAGTGCCAGAGCCTGAGCGCGACTTGTCAACATCAGTGCAGCGGCACCATCAGAGATAGAACTGGAATTTGCGGCGGTGATGGTACCATCCAGTGCAAATGCCGGTTTTAGTGCGGGAATTTTTTCTGGTTTAGCATTTCCCGGCTGCTCATCAAGATTAACCTGATAATCTCCACGACGATCATTGATGGTCACTGGCACCATTTCGTCATCAAATGCCCCACTGGCGATGGCGGAATTGGCGCGTTCCAGCGAGGTTAACGCCCAACTATCCATATCACGGCGACTCAAACCAAATTCATCGGCTGTTTTTTGCGCAAAACTGCCCATTGAACCTCCGGTGTAGGCATCTTCCAGGCCGTCGATAAACATGTGATCAACCAATCGACCATGCCCCATTCGTTGACCGGTACGGGCTTTATCCAGCATATAAGGCGCCCGGCTCATGCTCTCCATGCCACCAGCGATAATAATATTGGCGCTACCTGCACGGATCATATCGTGCGCCAGCATCACCGACTTCATACCCGAGCCACACACTTTGTTCAAAGTGGTTGCCCCGACCGACATCGGCAACCCAGCCCCCAAAGCGGCCTGACGAGCGGGTGCCTGACCGATGCCAGCCGGCAACACACACCCCAGCAACACTTCATCCACTCGCTCAGGTGGCACCTGAGTGTTGTGTAATAATTCCCTTATCACTGTGGCAGCCAGCTGTGGGGCGGGCACCGATGCCAGGCTCCCCAAGAATCCGCCCATCGGTGTCCGCCGTGCGGCGACGATCACTACTTCATCAGTGATTGCTACGCCCATCTTCGCCCCCTTGATAATTATGGGCTTCTCCCCAAAAGAAGCCTTCTTCGTTAAGCGACGCTACAAGATTACGTTTACGCGAACGTAAAGCAACTAGCCGTTGGTCTAATATTAGGTCACGCTGAAAAATTTGCGAGAGGATCGCCGCAGGAAAGCCGACAATGGCGAACCAATTGATGAGAGTGGACAACATAAACAAAAGGCCACCGTTAACGGTGGCCTCATGCTTCATTTAGGCTTTGCGCTGTTCCCAGGGAGTTTTCGCACTGAGATCGCTCAAGTCATACGGTGTCAGCTGATAGACGTAATAGTTGAGCCAATTACTGATGAGCAGGTTACCGTGACCAAACCAGCGAGCAACGGGTTCGGCATTGGGATCATCGTTGCGGAAGTAGTTTTGCGGGATCTGCGGATTGATGCCTGCGGCTAAATCTCGGAAATACTCGTCGCGCAAAGTGCCTTTACGGTATTCCGGATGCCCTGTCACAAACAGATTACGGTGGTCATTGCTGATCACTAGATAAGCACCGGCCTGTTCAGACTCAGCCAAGACTGACAATTGCGGATGGGCCTTTAATTCTGCCACGTCCATCTGTGCATAGCGGGAATGTGGCGCATAAAACACATCATCAAACCCACGCAGTAACGGTATATGGGCTTTTACCCGAGAATGTTCAAACACGCCGGAACACTTAACATCGAGAATTTTACGTTTCAGCCCGTACAGATGAAATAACCCGGCATGAGCTGCCCAGCATAGAAATAACACGGAGGTCACATGCGTCTGTGACCAATCGATCACCTCTTTGATATGATCCCAGTAAGTGACCTCTTCAAAGTCCAATTTCCCCAGTGGCGCACCGGTGATGATCAAACCGTCAAAGTTACGCTCTTTCACTTCCTCAAAATCGCGATAGAAAGTGTTAAGGTGATCCATTGGCGTGTGTTTGGACTCTTTATCATGGATACGCAATAAATCGATATCAACTTGCAGCGGTGTATTACTGAGCAAACGCAACAGTTGCGTCTCAGTTTCGATTTTGTTGGGCATCAGGTTGAGGATCAACACCTTCATTGGCCGGATGTCCTGCATGGCCGCCCGGCTCTCAGACATCACAAAGATATTCTCAGACTCAAGCACATCGGCAGCAGGTAAATTATCAGGAATTCTTACGGGCATCATCCGCCTCTTACTGTTTGATAGAGACTCTCGGTTCTCTGGTTTACGCTTGATTATTCGTACTGGCTGACTTTCTTCTGCAAAGCTAACGCTGAATGGAGAAACTGCAATACGGACTGATGATTAGGATCATACATAAAGACATCTGGATGTCTACACTTCCATGATTAAATCTTGAGAAGGCGTCACTATCATCCTATCATAAAGCCCATTTTCTGCCGCAGAGTCACATTATGTCCGCTACTTCAGCCATTATTGTTGGTGCCAGTTCCATGTTAAGTAAAGAGATTGCCAGGCAATTATCCGCCGAAGGAGTTGCACTGGCGTTATTGGCTCATGACGCTGAATCTATAAGGGAATTCGCTGAGGAATTACCGGCACCGGCCAAAGTGTATGATTTCACCATTGAAGACCCACAGATATTGATCCCGCAGCTTGAAGCCGTATGGCGGGAGATGACGGACGTGCGGCTAATTCTGGTTAACACTGGACTCAATTCCTATCACCCTGAATTACCTTGGGCGTTAGAGCAGGAAATCATTGAGGTCGATGTTCGAGGGTTTGCAGCCGTCTGCAATACCGCGTTTCGGTTATTCCAAAAGCAAGGTGTTGGACAGATTGCGGCGATCAATTCCATTGCGGGTCTGCGAGGTGGTCCCAGTGTAGCGTTTCATG
This portion of the Shewanella yunxiaonensis genome encodes:
- the mmsB gene encoding 3-hydroxyisobutyrate dehydrogenase, yielding MSTVAFVGLGNMGLPMAINLLHKGFKVRAFDLITEATEALAEKGATACHSAVAAATGADVVVSMLPAGKHTRALYLGDGDSKGLLQTVSEDTLLIDCSTIDAATAKEVSLQAEEQGFDFVDAPVSGGTAGAAAGTLTFICGGNVGAVDRARPILEAMGRNIFHAGGPGSGQLAKICNNMLLSVLMVGTSEALSMGIDNGLDPKVLSDIMKASSGGNWTLEKYNPCPGVMPDVPASKDYQGGFMVDLMVKDLGLSQETALKSLSSTPMGALARALFVAHARKGNGRRDFSSIFEQFNDKKA
- a CDS encoding enoyl-CoA hydratase/isomerase family protein translates to MEQVLFTTLKTVSGKLLGIATLNAEKSLNALTFDMVRLLAQQLRQWQQDSQIAAVILEAKGEKAFCAGGDVRAIYYAQQCHPGSFTCEAERFFEEEYRLDYLIHTYGKPVLLWGDGIVMGGGLGLMMGASHRIVTERSRIAMPEVTIGLYPDVGASYFLRRLPGKTGLFLGLTAYNLNAADARYCGFANHFLASSDKQRLFDAMTTLNWGGNHTLNHQKLHDLLTMLAANCSEHSGNSRLKAHQSLLDELMSGELPQIVEKMQRLVSELTWLDKARNTMLSGSPLSWALAWEQAHLGKSLTLADCFRMELGWSLNCCAIGDFCEGVRALLVDKDRSPQWRYGKGQLAPPDVLAALLADPFSHDHPLADL
- a CDS encoding enoyl-CoA hydratase → MLPSIVEIEGHCAILTINNPPANTWTLTSLRQLRDTIEQLNLKPEIRALIITGAGTKFFSAGADLKQFAEGDKALAATVAAAFGAAFETLSQFRGVSIAAINGYAMGGGLEVALACDIRIAEEQAQLALPEASVGLLPCAGGTQNLTALVGEGWAKRMILCGERLTAAKALAIGLIEEVVASGSALQQALKLASLVEHQSPASVTACKRLIQSGRHMPRSQALPLERELFVALFDTEDQQEGVNAFIEKRPAHWHNQ
- a CDS encoding acyl-CoA dehydrogenase family protein, with the protein product MDFNLNEDQRQFVELARQFAAEELTPHAAQWDAEHSFPKAVIQRAGALGFCGLYAAEECGGLGLSRLDAALIFEQLAQGCTTTTAMITIHNMATWMLCYWGSVELKNSWAESLTSGQKLASYCLTEPGAGSDAASLTTSAKREGNEYVLDGTKCFISGAGATELLIVMARTGDAGPKGISAFAVPADAQGISYGKAEDKLGWNAQPTRQISFDHVRIPASYLLGAEGQGFTMAMKGLDGGRINIAACSVGTAEAALQQALNYMQERQQFGKPLAAFQALQFKLADMATELVAARQMMYLAAVKLDEQAVEATTYCAMAKRFATDAGFAICDSALQIHGGYGYIREYPLERYFRDVRVHQILEGTNEIMRLIIARRLLEQNSVLAL
- a CDS encoding CoA-acylating methylmalonate-semialdehyde dehydrogenase is translated as MTTHVKHLIAGEFTAGNGSRCISITNPANNQELAQLNCATYAEIEQAITSAAEAFTAWRKVAVPERARLMLRYQHLLKQHHDELATILAKETGKTFADARGDVWRGIEVVEHACNIPSLLMGETVENVAGGIDTYSMIQPLGVCVGITPFNFPAMIPLWMFPLAIACGNTFILKPSEQDPMTAQRLAELFEQAGAPKGVLQLLHGDREVVDALLCHPHIKAISFVGSVAVGRHVYQTGTQHLKRVQAFAGAKNHCVIMPDANKQQVINQLVGASVGAAGQRCMAISVAVFVGAAKAWLPELRDAMAKVRPGLWDDTDAGFGPLISPQAKQRVLGLIAQGKAEGAACLLDGADASVAGYEQGNWVGPTLFSGVTEEMTLYREEIFGPVLSCMVADSLEQAIALVNRNPYGNGTSLFTASGAAARKFQHEIEVGQVGINIPIPVPLPFFSFTGWKGSFLGDQHAYGKQAVRFYTETKTITSRWFEDDISHAPNMTINLG
- a CDS encoding thiolase family protein — encoded protein: MGVAITDEVVIVAARRTPMGGFLGSLASVPAPQLAATVIRELLHNTQVPPERVDEVLLGCVLPAGIGQAPARQAALGAGLPMSVGATTLNKVCGSGMKSVMLAHDMIRAGSANIIIAGGMESMSRAPYMLDKARTGQRMGHGRLVDHMFIDGLEDAYTGGSMGSFAQKTADEFGLSRRDMDSWALTSLERANSAIASGAFDDEMVPVTINDRRGDYQVNLDEQPGNAKPEKIPALKPAFALDGTITAANSSSISDGAAALMLTSRAQALALDLPILATIKGHCSHAQAPAQFTTAPIGAVNKLLQKLDWSSADVDLYEINEAFAMVTMLAISQLGLDPATVNVNGGACALGHPIGCSGARILVTLIHALKHRGLKRGVATLCIGGGEATAIAVEV
- the metA gene encoding homoserine O-acetyltransferase MetA — protein: MPVRIPDNLPAADVLESENIFVMSESRAAMQDIRPMKVLILNLMPNKIETETQLLRLLSNTPLQVDIDLLRIHDKESKHTPMDHLNTFYRDFEEVKERNFDGLIITGAPLGKLDFEEVTYWDHIKEVIDWSQTHVTSVLFLCWAAHAGLFHLYGLKRKILDVKCSGVFEHSRVKAHIPLLRGFDDVFYAPHSRYAQMDVAELKAHPQLSVLAESEQAGAYLVISNDHRNLFVTGHPEYRKGTLRDEYFRDLAAGINPQIPQNYFRNDDPNAEPVARWFGHGNLLISNWLNYYVYQLTPYDLSDLSAKTPWEQRKA
- a CDS encoding SDR family NAD(P)-dependent oxidoreductase, producing MSATSAIIVGASSMLSKEIARQLSAEGVALALLAHDAESIREFAEELPAPAKVYDFTIEDPQILIPQLEAVWREMTDVRLILVNTGLNSYHPELPWALEQEIIEVDVRGFAAVCNTAFRLFQKQGVGQIAAINSIAGLRGGPSVAFHAAKAFAQNYLEGLSMHAQRLKLPITITDIQLGLLDKAALQRSRLWLSPVDEVARQVVDALLKGKRRVYVTKRWRLVAWLTKLLPEYIYNTRHWKKKKSKEVSSTEQH